The window TTCTTGAAAAGCTGCGGAGCGTTCGCGGCCCCGACATGGAGGGCAATATCGTCGAGCTCGGCCTCGTCTCCGACGTCTTCATTTCGGACGGCAAGGCGTATTTCTCGATCACCGTGCCGGCAGAGCGGGCGAAGGAACTCGAACCGATGCGCGCCGCCGCCGAGCGGGTGGTGCGCGAAATCCCGGGCGTGAAGGCCGCAATGGTCGCGCTGACCGCCGACCGCAAGGCGGCACCAAAGGCCGCACCGGTCGAGCGGCCGCGACCGGCGCCCCCGTCCGGACAGCCGCATGGTCAGCGGCCGGCGGGCGGAACGCCGGCGAAGACCGGGATACCCGGCGTCGGGGCCATCATAGCCGTTGCATCGGGCAAGGGCGGTGTCGGCAAGTCGACGACCTCGGTGAACCTCGCCTTGGCGCTCAAGGCGAATGGCCTCAAGGTCGGCCTTCTCGATGCCGATATCTACGGACCGTCGATGCCGCGCCTATTGAAGATTTCCGGCCGGCCGCAGCAGATCGAGGGCCGGCTCATCCGGCCGATGGAAAACTACGGCCTGAAGGTAATGTCGATGGGTTTCCTCGTCGACGAAGAGGTCGCTATGATCTGGCGCGGACCGATGATCCAGTCCGCGCTCCTGCAGATGTTGCGCGAAGTCGCCTGGGGCGAACTCGACGTGCTCGTCGTCGACATGCCGCCCGGCACCGGCGACGCGCAACTGACCATGGCCCAGCAAGTGCCGCTTGCCGGAGCCGTCATCGTCTCGACCCCCCAGGACTTGGCCCTCGTCGATGCCCGCAAGGGACTGGCCATGTTCCGCAAGGTCGAGGTACCGGTGCTCGGCATCGTCGAGAATATGAGCTATTTCATCGCGCCCGACACCGGCAAGCGCTACGACATTTTCGGCCATGGCGGTGCACGCAAGGAAGCCGAACGCATCGGCGTGCCCTTCCTCGGGGAGGTCCCCCTGACTATGGCCATCCGCGAAACCTCCGACGCCGGAACGCCGCTGGTGGCTTCCGAGCCGGACGGCGAGGTTGCGCGGATCTTCCGCGACATCGCTGCAAAAGCCTGGGACCAGGTTTCGGCGGCACGGCAGGACAAGAGCCGCGCCATGCCGAACATTGTTTTCGAATAGCTAGCCCTCCGGCACACGTCGCCGCAACGCCTTGATCGAAACGGAGTTGCGGCTGGGGAACTGCCCGACCGTGCTGTTTCTCTCCATGGGCGTGCTGCGGCGCAGCAAATTATCATTGATTTTGAGCGAGCATTGTGCCATATGCCATGCCGCTTCCCGCGAGGGCGGCTGCACGGCACCGGCCGCCGGAGACGTTCTTTACGCCATCCGCCGAGTGCCGCGGCAGCGGTCTGACGGGCGCAACGGCATAGTCAAAGTCCTGTGGCGGCTGATCGGCGGGATCCCATTTGGTTCGCCGCGCCGGCCGCATCGAAAAGGCGGCTCTATGATCACAGGATATTGCGCCCACGGGAAGGCTGCCGCGCTCGCGACGGCGGAACCGCCGGGATATCCACATGCCGCAATGGCTGGGCCGAATGCACGGCATGTCGAGCCGTGCTCCCTTCTGCGATGTTTCCCTTGTTCTTTCGGTGGAAAGGCTGGCTCTAAGAGCCTGTTGAACGCCCATGTCTGAACTGTCTGCCCCTGCCGTGCCGGATTCCGAGAATACGCGTCGCCTGCTCGCATTGGCGCTCGGCTCCGTCGGCGTCGTCTACGGAGATATCGGTACGAGCCCGCTCTACGCGCTGCGGGAGGCGTTGCGGCCGGTCGCGGGAAACGGCGTTACGGAGGCGGAGATCATCGGGGTCATTTCGCTGATGATCTGGTCGCTGACGATCATCGTGACGATCAAATACGTGCTGTTCCTGCTGAGGGCCGACAACCAAGGGGAAGGCGGAACGCTGTCGCTATTGGCTCTCCTGATGAAGACGGCCAATGGTCATGCCCCTATCCTCTTCTTCATGGGGGTTGCGGGGGCGGCGCTCTTCGTTGGGGACGCAATGATCACCCCGGCGCTTTCGGTTCTCTCGGCCGTCGAGGGATTGAAGCTGGTGACGCCGGCCCTTTCGGATTATGTGATCCCCATTGCCGTCCTCATCCTGCTCGCCCTCTTTGCCGTCCAGTCCAAGGGGACTGGGGCCGTTTCCAAATTCTTCGGGCCGATCACGCTTGTCTGGTTCCTTTCCATGGGCGTGGCCGGGCTCATGCACATCGCCGACGACCTGTCGATATTCACGGCCTTGAATCCGCTCTACGCGGTGAGTTTCCTCTTTGGTGAGGGCTATGTCGGCATCGTCGTTCTCGGCGCCGTATTCCTGACCGTCACCGGGGCCGAAGCGCTCTATGCCGACCTCGGCCATTTCGGTCGGCGCCCGATCCAGCTGGCCTGGTTCAGCGTGGTCTTTCCGGCGCTGACCTTGAACTATCTCGGGCAGGGGGCCTTTGTCCTCAAGAATCCGGCGGCGATCTCCGATCCGTTCTTCCTGATGTTTCCGAAATGGGCGCTGCTTCCCATGGTCGTTCTTGCGACGGCGGCGACGATCATTGCCAGCCAGGCAGTGATCACCGGCGCCTTTTCGCTGACGCGCCAGGCGATCCATCTCGGCTTCCTGCCACGCATGGCGATCTTCCATACGTCCGAGACTCAAACGGGCCAGATCTACCTGCCGAACGTCAATACGCTCTTAATGTTCGGCGTCATTGTGCTTGTCTTCGTTTTCGGCTCGTCCGAGTCGTTGGCGACGGCCTACGGCATTTCGGTCACCGGTGCGATGCTGGTCACGAGCTGCCTTGCATTCGAATTCCTTCGCGCCCGCTGGAACTGGTCCGCTGCCGGCGCCGCAGTCGCGCTGTTGCCGCTCTTCTTGCTGGAGCTCGTCTTTCTCGGCGCGAACATGCTGAAAGTTCATGACGGAGGCTATGTGCCGATCATGATCGCGGCGAC is drawn from Sinorhizobium sojae CCBAU 05684 and contains these coding sequences:
- a CDS encoding potassium transporter Kup; the protein is MSELSAPAVPDSENTRRLLALALGSVGVVYGDIGTSPLYALREALRPVAGNGVTEAEIIGVISLMIWSLTIIVTIKYVLFLLRADNQGEGGTLSLLALLMKTANGHAPILFFMGVAGAALFVGDAMITPALSVLSAVEGLKLVTPALSDYVIPIAVLILLALFAVQSKGTGAVSKFFGPITLVWFLSMGVAGLMHIADDLSIFTALNPLYAVSFLFGEGYVGIVVLGAVFLTVTGAEALYADLGHFGRRPIQLAWFSVVFPALTLNYLGQGAFVLKNPAAISDPFFLMFPKWALLPMVVLATAATIIASQAVITGAFSLTRQAIHLGFLPRMAIFHTSETQTGQIYLPNVNTLLMFGVIVLVFVFGSSESLATAYGISVTGAMLVTSCLAFEFLRARWNWSAAGAAVALLPLFLLELVFLGANMLKVHDGGYVPIMIAATFTVIMWTWRRGTGILQAKTRRIDVPLASFIKSVERESEHAPVTVPGTAMFLTSDPESTPAALLHNIKHNHVLHQQNFILTIRTANTPKIPKEQRVSVRQLSERFALLEMKFGFMETQNVSQALGLFRKSGIKFDIMSTSFYLGRRKLVPDAESGMPHWQDRLFIALANAAIDPSDYFRLPTNRVVELGSHVII
- a CDS encoding Mrp/NBP35 family ATP-binding protein, which produces MPDVTREMILEKLRSVRGPDMEGNIVELGLVSDVFISDGKAYFSITVPAERAKELEPMRAAAERVVREIPGVKAAMVALTADRKAAPKAAPVERPRPAPPSGQPHGQRPAGGTPAKTGIPGVGAIIAVASGKGGVGKSTTSVNLALALKANGLKVGLLDADIYGPSMPRLLKISGRPQQIEGRLIRPMENYGLKVMSMGFLVDEEVAMIWRGPMIQSALLQMLREVAWGELDVLVVDMPPGTGDAQLTMAQQVPLAGAVIVSTPQDLALVDARKGLAMFRKVEVPVLGIVENMSYFIAPDTGKRYDIFGHGGARKEAERIGVPFLGEVPLTMAIRETSDAGTPLVASEPDGEVARIFRDIAAKAWDQVSAARQDKSRAMPNIVFE